A segment of the Amblyomma americanum isolate KBUSLIRL-KWMA chromosome 6, ASM5285725v1, whole genome shotgun sequence genome:
TATATTGATTATTCGAAGTAACGAACTATAAAGTAGCGAGGCTATTTTTTTGCAGATCAACGCTGCATATCATCGCTTCCATTCACTTCACATCTCTGTAATCACCTCTATTTCTTATGTGCCTTTTTTAACGTTGTATACCACATATGCCGGCTCTCAACTTATATTAATTCCGTCTACCATTTCACACGTGCGCATACAAAATAGACTGTTTCCTAATTTGCAGGACATACGACAGTAAGCAGGCATCGGGCCCGCCTGTACGTTTTGAAAGGCACGGAATATCCCTGGCAATCGACCAACGTTGGGAAACACGGCAAGCTCACGAGCACCTCCTTTTTCCTTGAGCAGAATTCGCCCATAGCCTCTCATTGCGACCAGCGACGAAACAGTAATGAAGGCCACTTCAAAGCAGACCACGGGGTTTCTGACCGAGAAATGCTTCCTCCTCCTGTGTGCAGCGGGTGACTGCTTTGTAAGTCCGGGCACGCGACAGACGCCACCACTCTCGCCCATTGCCACACCACGAACCAAAACGGCCGTCTCTTCCGACTTGCGCCTCTACCCGATTGCAGCCAAACAAGTCAGTGCCTCCGCACGTGGTGACTGGGGTAAACAAACCCTTTCACAGAGAAACCAGTGTCCAAAAAGTGATTCACGAAGCTTGGCTTTTTTCGAGGCAACGCATTCCGTCTATTTCGCAGTTCAGAACAGCGGGCAACCAAAACAAACCGGTCTCGCCGCATCGGTTCTATAGATGTAAGCAGCTGATAAGACAGCGCAGGCATATAAGAGACGCTAGCTCAAGGGGCAGCACTGACAGACTCATAGAAACGTCGGCTGAGACTGAAAGAACAGAGCCGCAACAACCAAATCCTTCGAGATGAAGTGTAACGCCATCGCTGCCCTGACCGTCCTGCTGCTTCTGTGCGCTGTCTCCGCTCCCGTCATGGGCCGCTGTCCCAGCACCCAGGGCCAGTTCAGTGACTGCTCCTTCTCCCGGTGCACGCCGAGGCAGTGCGCTCTTCGGGGACTGGAGTGCTGTCGCAAGCCCTGCGGTGGCACGTGGTGCGTCAGAGGTGAGTGCCACTGTTCTCTGCATCCTTAGTGATGTACAAGGAGGAAACGAGGTCAAAGGTATCTGGGATGAGGACAATAATTCTTTCGTAAAGGGCATTTTTTGAGCTGCGAAACGTAGTCACTGTCTAAGGGCGAACAGAAAAACTGACTGGCTGGTAGACAGTCGCACTCATTTCAGTGTCAAACATTTGTTAGCTGGAGCAGAGACAAGCAAGAGACAAAGCATTTGCTGTGCCCAGATGAAAACTTTCGTAGCTCGAATAAAACGTCTATGTAACGGTCAAATAGCAGTGTCCCTTTATTTCCATAAGCAGAAAGTGCTTTTTTGCATTAACTGTCTTCGCAGTTCACTTCTGCACAGTGCATGGTTAGCTTGTTTAGCCAATAAGGCACTGCATCGGAATGATCTTCGTTTGTGGTTCGATTTACAGACGAGGTACTGCTTTTATTTGGCAGCGCGTGGCCTGTATAACACCGAAGTAGttaagaaaaataaagtgcttttaAACACTGCGTAAACTGAACCGCGTGACGTCGAAATTAGTAGGAAAGGAATCGCTTTCGCAGCGGGCCaaaagtgacttttttttttccaggtacGGCCATCCTTTTGTCCATAAAAAAAGTGGCGACCAAGGATAGAACCAACGAGTCAGATTTTCCCGTGTATGCTGTGAGGCCTCTGTTTGAAATCGAGCTGTGGTAGAGCCCTTTATCTGGATAGAACGAGGCCTAAGTATTCGCCTTCATTTCTACTCTGGCTGAGCTCTTGTATCAACGGCAACGACGCTATTAGTAAGGTGTACAATCACGAGCAATATGATAGGCAACAACGTGTGAGCAATCATTAATTGATTGCTCCGTAATTATGTCGGAAAACCACTTTTTTCCGTTTTCAAACTAGTTTTACTCCTGGCCTGTGTAACATTCAAAAGCCATTCTCAAATTCATAGAAGATATAACCGGAAAATTCGCACTTTGTGCAAAAAGATTGTTCTCTCTCATATTTCACCCGACTGCGTACTAAATAGATGACGTCGTATGCCACCTCGCAATTCTTATCACTACGCCTTGCGGAGATCCATAGACCGCAATGTAATGTTGAATGTTGAACTGAGCGGTAATGTGTTCACTAAGTTTTCGCTTTCTCAACAATGCTTTCCTTTTCTTCACGCAGGAGTTCGTGGATAGTGCTCGAGAAGACTATGGGACATCTGGAACTGTTGCGGGCAACATTCTGTCACTGAAGTGAGAAATTTGTTATTTTTTGGTGATTCTTCCTTTTTGAAGAAATAAAACATACCTCAAACTGTTGATGACTTGCACTCGACTCTCTTTGAGCTCTATGACTTTTCACCTCGCAATTCTTATCACTACGCCTTGCGGAGATCCATAGACCGCAATGTAATGTTGAATGTTGAACTGAGCGGTAATGTGTTCACTAAGTTTTCGCTTTCTCAACAATGCTTTCCTTTTCTTCACGCAGGAGTTCGTGGATAGTGCTCGAGAAGACTATGGGACATCTGGAACTGTTGCGGGCAACATTCTGTCACTGAAGTGAGAAATTTGTTATTTTTTGGTGATTCTTCCTTTTTGAAGAAATAAAACATACCTCAAACTGTTGATGACTTGCACTCGACTCTCTTTGAGCTCTATGACTTTTCACCTCGCAATTCTTATCACTACGCCTTGCGGAGATCCATAGACCGCAATGTAATGTTGAATGTTGAACTGAGCAGTAACGTGTTCACTAAGTTTTCACTTTCTCAACAATGCTTTCCTTTTCTTCACGCAGGAGTTCGTGGATAGTGCTCGAGAAGACTATGGGACATCTGGAACTGTTGCGGGCAACATTCTGTCACTGAAGTGAGAAATTTGTTATTTTTTGGTGATTCTTCCTTTTTGAAGAAATAAAACATACCTCAAACTGTTGATGACTTGCACTCGACTCTCTTTGAGCTCTATGACTTTTCACTATGCATTGCTCATGCCTTCATCCGAATGCTTGTATGGTAGCGCCCACAGATTACGCTGTGCACAACCTCTTTTCCTCGCCTTCACCATATCCTTTCAGTTTTAGGGGCAGCACTTAAACGCCtttcgtgggttgagccgcgtccCCACTGTCGATGTAGCAGAGACAAAccttaaataaacaaaaataagcaTCGCCGcgaatgggattcgaacccgcagcgCCGCGAAACGGCCAACtccactggccactgcacgagagcgttGGGCTATCGCCGCTGATTTTTTAGCACATTGTTT
Coding sequences within it:
- the LOC144093868 gene encoding uncharacterized protein LOC144093868 isoform X2, which gives rise to MKCNAIAALTVLLLLCAVSAPVMGRCPSTQGQFSDCSFSRCTPRQCALRGLECCRKPCGGTWCVRGVRG